In Fusarium oxysporum Fo47 chromosome IX, complete sequence, the following proteins share a genomic window:
- a CDS encoding ribosomal protein L23/L15e core domain-containing protein, with protein sequence MADNDSPVTLRTRKFIRNPLLGRKQMVVDILHPNRANISKEELREKLGSLYKAQKDQISVFGLRTQFGGGKTTGFALVYDSPEAMKKFEPQYRLVRVGLATKAERASRQQRKQRKNRQKTLRGTAKVKGAKAKKEK encoded by the exons ATGGCGGACAACGACTCCCCCGTCACCCTCCGAACTCGCAAGTTCATCCGCAACCCTCTGCTGGGCCGTAAGCAGATGGTCGT TGACATCCTCCACCCCAACCGTGCCAACATCTCCAAGGAGGAGCTCCGTGAGAAGCTCGGTTCTCTCTACAAGGCCCAGAAGGACCAGATCTCCGTCTTCGGTCTCCGAACCCAGTTCGGTGGCGGCAAGACCACCGGCTTCGCTCTCGTCTATGACTCCCCCGAGGCCATGAAGAAGTTCGAGCCCCAGTACCGATTGGTGCGGGTTGGTCTCGCCACCAAGGCCGAGCGTGCCTCCCGACAGCAGC GCAAGCAGCGCAAGAACCGACAAAAGACCCTCCGTGGTACGGCAAAGGTCAAGGgtgccaaggccaagaaggagaaataA